Proteins encoded within one genomic window of Gambusia affinis linkage group LG09, SWU_Gaff_1.0, whole genome shotgun sequence:
- the tmem265 gene encoding transmembrane protein 121: MVPTPQVCVSTLVTVSTMAVVDLYLLEQSMLGARGMSGPSVWQYVAVLLGDACFLLALRFVSAGVVSEAQSSRRGFANALWFLFLSLLQLKLFFVCHNYRQERRPPDPLARKTLTLLLSICLPSLFLILTGADHMTPQRRKQEVRSRLLWVVVDLLDVLDLQAGLWEAQGGSGGVVEQRLPIWAEGLVFFYCYALLLLLPCVALTELGATGLPGQRGPRREALYPWLSLVTINIFTLALRGAGMLWYRDSRVSTVFLGKNLLALAVKLSSAWEKHKQERGASGARTAAGSEPEATTAPPSQNSEQDEGQAQGKAPPAHFHTLTRSQSHTLSHVSLEPTATPLGPSFISHEL, from the coding sequence ATGGTGCCCACGCCCCAGGTGTGCGTATCAACCCTGGTCACGGTGAGCACGATGGCGGTGGTGGACCTCTACCTGCTGGAGCAGAGCATGCTGGGAGCTCGCGGCATGTCTGGACCCAGCGTGTGGCAGTACGTGGCGGTTCTGCTGGGCGACGCCTGCTTCCTGCTCGCCCTGCGCTTCGTCTCGGCCGGCGTGGTTTCCGAGGCGCAGTCGTCGCGCCGCGGTTTCGCCAACGCCCTGTGGTTCCTCTTCCTgtcgctgctgcagctgaagctcTTCTTCGTCTGCCACAACTACAGGCAGGAGCGGCGGCCGCCCGACCCACTGGCCCGGAAGACGCTGACGCTGCTGCTGTCCATCTGCTTGCCCTCCCTGTTCCTCATCCTCACCGGCGCCGATCACATGACTCCTCAGcgcaggaagcaggaagtgcGGAGCCGGCTCCTGTGGGTCGTCGTCGATCTCCTGGACGTTCTGGACCTGCAGGCGGGGCTTTGGGAAGCCCAGGGCGGGTCTGGAGGCGTTGTTGAGCAGAGGCTGCCGATCTGGGCGGAAGGCCTGGTCTTCTTCTACTGCTACGCgcttttgctgctgctgccgtgCGTGGCGCTGACGGAGCTGGGCGCCACCGGGCTGCCCGGGCAGAGGGGCCCCCGTCGGGAGGCTCTGTACCCCTGGCTCAGCTTGGTCACCATCAACATCTTCACCCTGGCTCTTCGGGGAGCCGGCATGCTGTGGTACAGAGACTCCCGCGTGTCGACTGTGTTTCTAGGGAAAAACTTACTGGCTCTGGCCGTGAAGCTGAGCTCAGCCTGGGAGAAACACAAGCAGGAGCGTGGCGCTTCAGGAGCCAGAACCGCGGCTGGATCGGAACCAGAAGCCACCACCGCGCCGCCTAGCCAGAACTCAGAGCAGGACGAGGGCCAGGCTCAGGGGAAAGCTCCTCCTGCTCACTTCCACACACTAACGCGCTCACAAAGCCACACTCTGTCCCACGTCAGCCTGGAGCCGACGGCGACCCCTCTGGGGCCGTCTTTTATCTCCCATGAACTGTAG